From the genome of Cinclus cinclus chromosome 12, bCinCin1.1, whole genome shotgun sequence, one region includes:
- the LOC134048678 gene encoding antigen-presenting glycoprotein CD1d-like, with amino-acid sequence MQGQICQAQVRDIPIRSVDAVHGQVTRPPKSGEEQRPQFTYIILIVKVLLQPRGTAPACNGMTLLTIKFPHHSQPYLEDTPAHSKWETSEPSPKPQCQPHWLPGPLAPAELPRQSQPEETSEPTSLNSLFCLLLHPLLHTLGLTAGTMQSSRCCLLSLLLYLFLVPGTWANLEGAFTLRLLQTTTFQNTSFTDMEGLGLLEDIELGCLDKHTWSIHFRQPWVRPALPYIDWDTIENLLKVYLQKFNHLINEQATQRDVPYPFVVQCMAGCMLYPNRTSQAFAYVGYNGQDFLSFDTENIMWTLSQDTQLSRYVQSFLQNYTALNELVEIIFNDTCADEIEVLLHHGRAALERQELPVATVFARTPSLDQLLLVCHVTGFYPRPISVAWLRDGQEVPPGPALNTSTILPNADFTYQLRSVLAVAPRDGHSYICRVRHHSLGTRSLLIPWGNSEVVLITGLVAGLLAAMAVVTMSVLWVWRQRKYQQMEESEPRNSILSKEA; translated from the exons ATGCAGGGCCAGATATGCCAGGCACAAGTAAGGGACATTCCTATCAGGTCAGTGGATGCAGTGCATGGCCAAGTGACACGTCCACCCAAAAGCGGGGAAGAACAGAGGCCTCAGTTCACCTATATCATCCTGATTGtcaaggtgctgctgcagccaagaGGGACTGCTCCTGCATGCAATGGAATGACTTTGCTCACAATTAAATTTCCCCACCACTCACAGCCATACTTAGAGGATACTCCAGCTCACTCCAAGTGGGAAACCTCAGAGCCCTCCCCTAAACCTCAGTGCCAGCCCCACTGGCTGCCGGGGCCATTagcaccagcagagctgcccaggcagagccagcctgAGGAGACATCTGAGCCCACATCTCTCAACAGTCtattctgcctgctgctgcacccACTGCTGCACACTCTGGGCCTCACTGCTGGAACTATGCAGTCCTCTCgctgctgccttctctccctcctcctctaCCTCTTCCTCGTCCCTGGGACATGGGCAAACCTGGAGG GGGCCTTCACTCTCCGGCTGCTCCAGACTACCACCTTCCAAAACACCTCATTTACGGACATGGAGGGACTGGGCCTGCTGGAAGATATCGAACTTGGTTGTCTTGATAAACACACATGGTCCATCCACTTCCGCCAGCCCTGGGTGCGCCCAGCCCTGCCCTACATTGACTGGGACACCATTGAGAACCTGCTTAAGGTCTATTTGCAGAAGTTCAACCATCTGATCAACGAACAGGCCACGCAAAGGGACGTCCCCT ACCCCTTTGTGGTTCAGTGCATGGCAGGCTGCATGCTGTACCCCAACAGAACCTCCCAGGCCTTTGCCTATGTGGGTTACAATGGTCAGGATTTCCTCAGCTTTGACACAGAGAACATCATGTGGACCCTCTCCCAGGACACCCAGTTGTCACGGTATGTCCAGTCATTTCTCCAGAACTACACTGCCTTGAATGAGCTggtggaaattattttcaatgaTACTTGTGCCGATGAAATTGAAGTGTTACTGCACCATGGGagggcagctctggagagaCAAG AGTTGCCTGTGGCCACGGTCTTCGCCCGCACCCCCAGCCTAGACCAGCTGCTGCTTGTTTGCCATGTCACTGGCTTCTACCCCCGTCCCATCAGCGTGGCCTGGCTGCGGGATGGTCAGGAGGTGCCTCCAGGCCCAGCACTCAACACCAGCACCATCCTGCCCAATGCTGACTTCACCTACCAGCTCCGCAGCGTCCTGGCCGTGGCCCCCCGTGATGGGCACAGCTACATCTGCCGTGTGCGCCACCACAGCCTGGGCACCCGCAGCCTTCTCATCCCATGGG GGAACTCCGAAGTGGTGCTGATCACAGGGCTTGTGGCCGGGCTGCTTGCAGCCATGGCCGTAGTTACCATGTCAGTGCTTTGGGTGTGGAGACAAAG AAAGTACCAACAGATGGAGGAATCAGAGCCCAGAAACTCCATCCTGAGCAAAGAAGCTTAG
- the LOC134048780 gene encoding antigen-presenting glycoprotein CD1d-like — protein MQRPHLLLFLFLPILLPGMWADPEAEPQVIQYLLTGLFANISSAEISCLALVGDIPILTLDPANWSVHFHWPWVSQAAAEGDGEMMMSQYKIVLRNMIRFVHDTVQQTKQHYPLVVQFHGGCVLYPNMTSHSFLNVGWGGRDLVAFEVEKQCWEARQPSQVAEVVSKSLNKQKSVRVLLEYLLTIWICQSNFQTLKRYGREILERQELPVATVFARTPSLDQLLLVCHVTGFYPRPISVAWLRDGQEVPPGPALNTSTILPNADFTYQLRSVLAVAPRDGHSYICRVRHHSLGTRSLLIPWENRRTAPTISITIVVLLVVAIVSAGGFWWWKHRKGNKTTWETQEFII, from the exons ATGCAGCgccctcacctcctcctcttcctctttctcccgATCCTCCTCCCTGGGATGTGGGCAGACCCAGAGG CAGAGCCACAGGTTATCCAGTACCTCCTGACTGGCCTGTTTGCCAACATCAGCTCTGCTGAGATATCATGCCTGGCACTCGTAGGGGACATACCAATCTTAACACTGGATCCAGCCAACTGGAGCGTCCACTTCCACTGGCCCTGGGtcagccaggctgcagctgaaggAGATGGGGAAATGATGATGTCCCAGTATAAAATTGTTCTGCGCAATATGATCCGATTTGTGCATGACACAGTTCAGCAGACAAAACAGCACT ACCCATTGGTGGTCCAGTTCCATGGAGGCTGTGTGCTGTACCCCAATATGACAAGCCACAGCTTCCTGAATGTTGGCTGGGGTGGCAGAGACCTCGTAGCTTTTGAGGTAGAAAAACAATGCTGGGAGGCCCGGCAGCCATCCCAGGTGGCAGAAGTGGTCAGCAAGAGCCTGAACAAGCAGAAGTCCGTAAGAGTGCTCCTGGAGTACCTTCTCACCATCTGGATATGCCAGAGCAACTTCCAAACCCTGAAGAGGTATGGGAGGGAAATTCTGGAGAGACAAG agctgcctgtggcCACGGTCTTCGCCCGCACCCCCAGCCTAGACCAGCTGCTGCTTGTTTGCCATGTCACTGGCTTCTACCCCCGTCCCATCAGCGTGGCCTGGCTGCGGGATGGTCAGGAGGTGCCTCCAGGCCCAGCACTCAACACCAGCACCATCCTGCCCAACGCTGACTTCACCTACCAGCTCCGCAGCGTCCTGGCCGTGGCCCCCCGTGATGGGCACAGCTACATCTGCCGTGTGCGCCACCACAGCCTGGGCACCCGCAGCCTTCTCATCCCATGGG AAAATCGCAGAACAGCTCCAACCATCAGCATCACCATTGTAGTGCTGCTTGTTGTGGCCATAGTCTCTGCTGGGGGATTTTGGTGGTGGAAGCACAG GAAAGGCAACAAGACTACATGGGAGACCCAGGAATTCATCATCTGA